A stretch of Aythya fuligula isolate bAytFul2 chromosome 1, bAytFul2.pri, whole genome shotgun sequence DNA encodes these proteins:
- the SMIM11A gene encoding small integral membrane protein 11A: MVAFNWKALENFPLLMYILAAKTLILCLAFAGVKMYQSKKIEEKLKREREEKLKREAEKKDD; the protein is encoded by the exons ATGGTGGCGTTTAACTGGAAG gcTTTGGAGAATTTCCCACTGCTGATGTACATTTTGGCAGCTAAAACGTTGATTCTTTGCTTAGCGTTTGCTGGCGTAAAAATGTACCAGAgcaaaaaaattgaagaaaaattgaaGAGGGAACGTGAAGAGAAAttgaaaagagaagcagagaagaaggaTGATTGA
- the FAM243A gene encoding protein FAM243A has translation MQRFTNPLLRHVISRGCFDAASKKQCLQYLRALRTLQLNGFNTVFLGETDIPESLITGEKIDEEASLRWPVWTLIHTGSSQGWVPWRYKVLLRDELPIHQQNSVFQELCDSLTMSYGKCVIVTRDKRQLTHVEAKDGKEQETEALPPVPPVIYMSGIKCCPEIARANGHELLVAPSSYSYLSPMDVAWSSLKWFIINNRKDFALKSVETTHSYRCILFSDLIIKGIEKMTPNKWKVAINRVKKWENYYLDTFS, from the coding sequence ATGCAGCGCTTCACAAACCCGCTTCTCAGGCACGTAATTTCCAGGGGCTGCTTTGATGCTGCTTCAAAGAAACAGTGCTTGCAGTATTTAAGAGCTCTGAGGACTCTGCAGCTTAATGGTTTCAACACTGTTTTTTTAGGGGAAACAGATATTCCAGAAAGTCttattacaggagaaaaaatcgACGAGGAGGCCAGCCTGCGCTGGCCAGTATGGACACTCATTCACACTGGCAGCAGCCAAGGGTGGGTGCCCTGGAGGTACAAAGTGCTGTTAAGAGATGAACTGCCCATCCATCAGCAGAACAGTGTCTTCCAGGAGCTGTGTGATTCTCTGACCATGTCCTATGGGAAATGTGTAATTGTGACAAGAGACAAAAGGCAGCTGACACATGTTGAGGCAAAAGATGGCAAGGAGCAGGAGACAGAAGCTCTGCCTCCAGTTCCACCAGTGATCTACATGTCTGGCATTAAGTGTTGCCCTGAGATTGCTAGAGCCAATGGCCATGAGCTGCTTGTCGCGCCTTCATCTTACAGCTATCTGTCTCCAATGGATGTTGCTTGGTCTTCTTTGAAATGGTTTATTATAAACAACAGGAAGGACTTTGCCCTGAAGTCTGTTGAGACAACCCACTCCTATAGGTGCATCCTCTTCAGTGACTTgattattaaaggaatagagaaGATGACCCCAAACAAATGGAAGGTAGCGATTAACAGAgtgaagaaatgggaaaactaCTACCTTGACACATTTTCTTGA
- the KCNE2 gene encoding potassium voltage-gated channel subfamily E member 2: MAEIRNFTWAVEDIFKETFLTYMNGWRKNMTKAADELQAKVDAENFDYVILYLMVMIGMFSFIIVAILVSTVKSKRREHSHDPYHQYIVEDWGEKYKSQVLNREDLKCVIHENFGARDKTSPGSP; this comes from the coding sequence ATGGCTGAAATACGGAACTTCACTTGGGCGGTGGAAGATATTTTCAAGGAAACTTTTCTCACTTACATGAATGGCTGGaggaaaaacatgacaaaagcAGCAGACGAACTGCAAGCCAAGGTTGATGCTGAAAACTTTGACTATGTTATCCTTTATCTCATGGTGATGATTGGTATGTTCTCCTTCATTATTGTGGCAATTTTGGTGAGTACTGTGAAATCAAAGAGGCGAGAGCACTCCCATGACCCTTATCATCAGTACATCGTTGAGGACTGGGGTGAGAAGTATAAAAGCCAGGTTCTGAATCGAGAAGACCTCAAGTGTGTGATCCATGAAAACTTTGGTGCAAGGGACAAAACAAGCCCTGGATCACCTTGA